A region from the bacterium genome encodes:
- the cas2 gene encoding CRISPR-associated endonuclease Cas2, whose translation MWLLVLFDISTVTVESRRDYRVFRKELGHSGFSRLQKSVYQRHFSTVKASKPTELQLIAILPAEGDIRIISLGDEQIKQVRIYHAKEKQSADNPPKQLEIF comes from the coding sequence ATGTGGCTCTTAGTTTTATTTGATATTTCTACTGTAACAGTCGAATCAAGGCGGGACTATCGCGTTTTTAGAAAAGAACTGGGGCATTCAGGCTTTTCCAGGCTACAAAAGTCGGTTTATCAGAGACATTTTTCCACAGTTAAAGCGTCAAAGCCTACTGAATTGCAGCTGATCGCAATCTTACCTGCGGAAGGTGATATTCGGATAATCAGTTTAGGTGATGAGCAAATAAAACAAGTTAGAATTTATCACGCTAAAGAAAAGCAATCAGCTGATAACCCGCCGAAGCAGCTCGAAATATTTTGA